Within the Staphylococcus argenteus genome, the region TGAAGAACGATATCGTCACGTTCTTGTTCCACCATTTTTAATTCAAATTTTAGTTGAAAATGCAATTAAGCATGCTTTTACGAATCGAAAACAAGGCAACGACATTGATGTGTCTGTTATTAAAGAAAATGCGTCACATGTTTGCATTGTAGTACAAGATAATGGCCAAGGTATTTCTAAAGATAAAATGCATTTGTTGGGAGAAACATCTGTAGAATCAGAATCCGGAACTGGTAGTGCTTTAGAAAACTTAAACTTACGCCTTAAAGGATTATTTGGAAAGTCCGCAGCATTACAATTTAAATCGACATCAAGCGGTACCACTTTTTGGTGTGTACTTCCTTATGAAAGGCAAGAGGAGGAATAAATATGAAAGCATTAATCATAGATGATGAGCCATTAGCGCGTAATGAATTGACCTATTTACTTAATGAAATTGGTGGATTTGAAGAAATTAATGAGGCGGAAAATGTGAAAGAAACATTGGAAGCATTACTTATCAATCAATATGACATTATATTTTTAGATGTGAATTTAATGGATGAAAATGGTATTGAATTAGGAGCTAAAATTCAAAAGATGAAAGAGCCACCCGCAATTATTTTTGCGACTGCACATGACCAATATGCAGTACAGGCTTTCGAATTAAATGCAACAGATTATATTTTAAAACCATTCGGTCAAAAACGTATAGAACAGGCAGTCAATAAAGTCCGTGCGACTAAAGCTAAAGATGAAAGTAGTTCTAGTGCAATTATAAATGATATGTCAGTGAATTTTGATCAGAGTTTGCCAGTGGAAATCGATGATAAAATTCATATGCTTAAGCAACAAAATATTATCGGTATTGGTACGCATAATGGTATAACAACAATACATACTACAAATCATAAGTATGAAACAACAGAACCGTTGAATCGTTATGAAAAACGATTAAATCCATCATATTTTATACGTATCCATCGATCATATATTATTAATACTAAGCACATTAAAGAAGTACAGCAATGGTTTAACTACACATATATGGTAATATTGACAAATGGTGTCAAAATGCAAGTTGGGCGTTCGTTTATGAAAGAATTTAAATCGTCGATAGGGTTACTTTAACAGTAATCCTTTTTTTTATGCATTTTACCTATGATATTTTGTATTTCAGACTGAAATTTACGCAAATCCAACTAAGCCATCTATACTTTAGTTAAATCAAACGTAGGAGGCAATGGTCGTGAAACAACAAAAAGACGCATCAAAACCAGCTCACTTCTTTCACCAAGTCATTGTAATTGCTTTAGTACTCTTTGTATCGAAAATAATTGAATCATTTATGCCAATTCCTATGCCTGCATCAGTTATCGGTTTAGTATTATTATTTATTTTATTATGTACTGGTGCTGTTAAGTTAGGCGAAGTCGAAAAAGTAGGTACGACACTAACAAATAATATTGGGTTACTCTTCGTACCAGCCGGAATTTCAGTAGTTAACTCTTTAGGTGTTATTAGCCAAGCACCATTTTTAATCATTGGACTAATTATCGTCTCAACAATTTTATTACTAATTTGTACAGGCTATGTGACACAAATTATTATGAAAGTAACTTCAAGATCTAAAGGTGATAAAACCCAAAAAAAGATCAAAATAGAGGAGGCACAAGCTCATGATTAACCATTTAGCGCTAAACACACCATATTTCGGAATATTATTATCCGTTATACCATTCTTCTTAGCAACAATCTTATTTGAAAAAACAAATCGTTTCTTCTTATTTGCGCCGTTGTTTGTCAGCATGGTGTTTGGTGTAGCATTCCTTTATTTAACAGGTATTCCATATAAAACATACAAAATAGGTGGAGACATCATTTACTTCTTCCTAGAACCAGCAACAATTTGTTTTGCGATTCCGTTATATAAAAAGCGTGATGTGCTTGTTAAACATTGGCATCGAATCATCGGAGGTATTGGTATCGGTACAGTTGTAGCGTTATTAATTATCTTAACTTTTGCGAAATTAGCGCAATTTGCGAACGATGTAATTTTATCAATGTTACCACAAGCCGCAACAACAGCGATTGCACTACCAGTGTCAGCTGGAATCGGTGGTATAAAAGAATTGACGTCATTAGCAGTTATTTTAAATGGTGTTATTATTTATGCCCTAGGTAATAAATTCTTAAAACTATTCCGAATTACTAACCCTATTGCCCGAGGTTTAGCACTTGGAACAAGTGGACACACATTAGGTGTAGCGCCTGCTAAAGAATTAGGACCTGTAGAGGAATCAATGGCAAGTATTGCTTTAGTGCTTGTAGGTGTGGTTGTCGTAGCAGTTGTGCCTGTCTTTGTAGCAATATTCTTTTAATAATCAAAACCTAAGTAAGATAATAGCAATTTGAGCCATTGTTGTTATCACAAAAACGCCTATGCTCCAGTTATCCTGGATTATAGGCGTTTTTCATTGTTCTCGGAAAGTTATTTTTTACTAGGTATATAAAATTGTGCATTACGATAATGGAATACAATATCAGAGGAATCAAAAGGTTTACCTGTCATAGTATAGAATGTTTGATGATAACGTAGACAAGGTTCTCCTACAGATAATTTTAATAACTCTGCTTCTTGCATATGAAGTTGATCCACATTAAAGAAGATATCTGAAAATCCCACACGTATCTTCATATTTGATTCTAAATAATCGAATATAGAGCCTTTAGCAATTTCAGGTGTTAAATATTTTACGATGTTTTTATGGAAATAAGAATATTCAATACATAAAATGGCATCATCTACATAACGTAGTCGTTTCAAATAATAAACTGTATCCCCTTCATTTAACTGTAGTTCATCTTTAACAGACTTTGGAGGCGTCAAAATTTCTTCGAATGCTAATACCTTACTCGTCATACGTTGTTCACCTAAACTTTTTGAAAAGCCATTCGTCTTAAAAACATTAATACGATTTGCATCTGCAATATTTCTAACATAAATGCCACTACCTTGTGCTTGATATATTATGCCATCTTGTTCTAACAACCCCAATGCTTTAATAATGGTACTTTTACTAACTTGATATCGTTCTTTTAACTGTGTCACATTTGGTAATTTATCGCCAGGTTTGAAATTAGATTGATGTATAAATGAATTAAGTTGTTCAGCAATATGTTCATACTTTAGCAATATTTTATCCTCGTTTCATTTTCAATTGTGATTATTATAGCATAAAATTTAATAAATGTATCGGTATTTACAAATTGAACCGGTACAATTATAATGGTAGTGAGTAAACGTTTCCATTATTTTACATAGGGAGGTAGTAGCTATGAGTAAAAAACATATCGAGCAAGCGCAAGATATTTTTACAGCTGTTGGTGGTATTGAGAATGTTGTTAACGTTTCGCGAGATACAAATCGTCTAACGATTCAAATGAATCATGCTATTCCTTCTACTGCAAACGAAGTAAAGCAGATAGCTGGTGTGAAAGCTGTTGAGGAACATGATGAGCAGTTTATCATCATGTTTAAAGAAAGTGTTGAAGATATTTATAAACAACTACAGCTATTAATTGAAAAAGACAAATCTCAAGCAGGTTCAGAAAATGATAACGCGAAAACAAAAGAGACAAAGCAAACATCAAATACAAAAGTGAAAACACCTATATTAGTAAAAGCCCCAATTTCAGGACGTCGTATTTTGCTAAAAGAAGTTAGAGATTCAATTTTCAGAGAAGAAATGGTAGGAGAAGGACTAGCGATTAAGGCACATGATATGTCTAAAATCATATCTCCGTTTACTGGTACAGTTTCAATGACAGTACCTACCAAGCATGCCATTGGAATTCATTCAGAAGAAGGTGTTGACTTAGTCATTCATATTGGAGTCAATACAGTTA harbors:
- the lrgA gene encoding antiholin-like murein hydrolase modulator LrgA; the protein is MVVKQQKDASKPAHFFHQVIVIALVLFVSKIIESFMPIPMPASVIGLVLLFILLCTGAVKLGEVEKVGTTLTNNIGLLFVPAGISVVNSLGVISQAPFLIIGLIIVSTILLLICTGYVTQIIMKVTSRSKGDKTQKKIKIEEAQAHD
- a CDS encoding GntR family transcriptional regulator translates to MLKYEHIAEQLNSFIHQSNFKPGDKLPNVTQLKERYQVSKSTIIKALGLLEQDGIIYQAQGSGIYVRNIADANRINVFKTNGFSKSLGEQRMTSKVLAFEEILTPPKSVKDELQLNEGDTVYYLKRLRYVDDAILCIEYSYFHKNIVKYLTPEIAKGSIFDYLESNMKIRVGFSDIFFNVDQLHMQEAELLKLSVGEPCLRYHQTFYTMTGKPFDSSDIVFHYRNAQFYIPSKK
- the lrgB gene encoding antiholin-like protein LrgB, producing the protein MINHLALNTPYFGILLSVIPFFLATILFEKTNRFFLFAPLFVSMVFGVAFLYLTGIPYKTYKIGGDIIYFFLEPATICFAIPLYKKRDVLVKHWHRIIGGIGIGTVVALLIILTFAKLAQFANDVILSMLPQAATTAIALPVSAGIGGIKELTSLAVILNGVIIYALGNKFLKLFRITNPIARGLALGTSGHTLGVAPAKELGPVEESMASIALVLVGVVVVAVVPVFVAIFF
- a CDS encoding response regulator transcription factor LytR, translated to MKALIIDDEPLARNELTYLLNEIGGFEEINEAENVKETLEALLINQYDIIFLDVNLMDENGIELGAKIQKMKEPPAIIFATAHDQYAVQAFELNATDYILKPFGQKRIEQAVNKVRATKAKDESSSSAIINDMSVNFDQSLPVEIDDKIHMLKQQNIIGIGTHNGITTIHTTNHKYETTEPLNRYEKRLNPSYFIRIHRSYIINTKHIKEVQQWFNYTYMVILTNGVKMQVGRSFMKEFKSSIGLL
- a CDS encoding PTS sugar transporter subunit IIA, producing MSKKHIEQAQDIFTAVGGIENVVNVSRDTNRLTIQMNHAIPSTANEVKQIAGVKAVEEHDEQFIIMFKESVEDIYKQLQLLIEKDKSQAGSENDNAKTKETKQTSNTKVKTPILVKAPISGRRILLKEVRDSIFREEMVGEGLAIKAHDMSKIISPFTGTVSMTVPTKHAIGIHSEEGVDLVIHIGVNTVKLNGEGFECLVNQDDYVNSGQTLLKFDRNYIEEQGYNSDVIIVISNSADFGKVELTMNEIITTKDVIFKIFKN